The following coding sequences are from one Alkalinema sp. FACHB-956 window:
- a CDS encoding HAD-IIB family hydrolase, translating into MMQRLLICTDLDRTLLPNGKQAESPTARERFARLVSRPDVFLAYVSGRHRDSVATAIERYQLPVPNWVVGDVGSTLYHVQADRWEPSHLWEQEIAGDWRGLIAADIQPFLDALSLPELTPQEAEKQNRYKLSYYVPVDADIEALQHRISAHLAEQTIAASLIYSIDEALEIGLLDILPARATKLHAVEFLMRHQGFDYANTVFAGDSGNDLPVLASAVPSVLVANATQDVIDQARRQAQQQATLDRFYLAQGNFLGMNGHYSAGILEGIAHYHPQTKPWMESGWMESGWMESGEQAGSAHTPQD; encoded by the coding sequence ATGATGCAACGATTATTAATTTGCACTGATCTCGATCGCACGTTACTGCCCAATGGCAAGCAGGCTGAATCTCCCACCGCACGGGAACGCTTTGCCCGTCTGGTCAGCCGTCCCGACGTGTTCCTAGCCTATGTCAGTGGTAGACACCGCGATTCCGTCGCCACTGCGATCGAGCGGTATCAACTCCCGGTGCCTAATTGGGTGGTGGGCGATGTGGGCAGTACGTTGTACCATGTGCAGGCCGATCGTTGGGAACCGTCCCATCTCTGGGAACAGGAAATTGCAGGTGACTGGCGGGGCTTAATCGCCGCAGACATTCAGCCATTCCTAGACGCCTTGAGCCTGCCCGAGTTAACCCCACAAGAAGCGGAAAAACAAAATCGCTACAAATTGAGCTATTACGTCCCCGTAGATGCGGACATTGAGGCATTGCAACACCGGATCAGTGCGCACTTGGCAGAGCAGACCATTGCCGCTAGTTTGATCTACAGCATCGATGAGGCTTTAGAAATTGGCCTATTGGATATCCTGCCTGCCCGTGCCACTAAGTTACATGCAGTGGAATTTTTGATGCGGCACCAAGGATTTGATTACGCCAATACGGTGTTTGCTGGGGATAGTGGCAATGATTTACCCGTATTGGCCAGTGCAGTGCCGTCGGTGCTGGTGGCGAACGCAACGCAGGATGTGATCGACCAGGCGCGACGGCAAGCCCAACAACAGGCCACCCTCGATCGTTTCTATCTGGCCCAGGGGAATTTTTTGGGCATGAATGGTCACTATAGTGCAGGCATTTTGGAAGGAATCGCCCATTACCATCCCCAGACTAAACCTTGGATGGAGTCGGGTTGGATGGAGTCGGGTTGGATGGAGTCGGGAGAGCAAGCGGGATCAGCCCACACACCGCAAGATTGA